Proteins encoded within one genomic window of Methanolacinia paynteri:
- a CDS encoding aldo/keto reductase: protein MLYRKVPKTGDELSILGYGCMRFPQKNGRIDYEYTKELLLNAMESGINYLDTAWGYHNGQSEEVVGKILEETGSRDKVRIATKLPHWLASSQDDMDGYLDKQLKRLRTDHIDYYLIHDLTRGGWEKIKTMGFADFLDKAKKDGRITYAGFSFHDDIETFKEIVDGYDWDFCQIQYNLIDTTNQAGTEGLEYAASKNLAVMIMEPLRGGNLARTQPAEVGKIWDEAEKKRTPAEWALRWLWNRPEVTVVLSGMTETDQLEENLRIAEEGLPCSLTEEELELAKRAGEKYREIMKVGCTGCSYCMPCPFGVNIPACFEIYNSYHMFDDKRHEKFMYMSRLGGLLNKKSAASLCRSCGRCVRACPQHIDIPNELKKVKNDMEGPVMKIIVPVSKIYVPLRKKLDLLRKR from the coding sequence ATGCTATATAGAAAAGTGCCAAAAACAGGAGACGAGCTCTCGATCCTCGGCTACGGGTGCATGAGGTTCCCGCAGAAGAACGGGAGGATAGATTACGAATACACGAAGGAGCTCCTCTTAAATGCGATGGAATCGGGAATCAACTACCTCGATACGGCATGGGGATATCATAACGGGCAGAGCGAGGAGGTCGTCGGGAAGATTCTTGAAGAGACAGGTTCGAGAGACAAGGTCAGGATAGCGACGAAACTCCCGCACTGGCTCGCGTCTTCGCAGGACGACATGGACGGATACCTCGATAAACAGCTCAAGAGACTGAGAACGGACCATATCGACTATTATCTCATCCACGACCTTACGAGGGGGGGATGGGAGAAGATAAAGACCATGGGCTTTGCGGATTTTCTCGACAAGGCAAAGAAAGACGGCCGGATAACTTATGCCGGATTCTCTTTCCATGACGACATAGAAACCTTCAAAGAGATAGTTGACGGCTATGACTGGGACTTCTGCCAGATACAATACAACCTCATCGATACGACCAACCAGGCGGGAACGGAAGGGCTTGAATACGCCGCCTCGAAGAACCTCGCCGTAATGATTATGGAGCCGCTGAGAGGCGGAAATCTCGCCAGAACCCAGCCTGCCGAAGTCGGTAAAATCTGGGACGAGGCGGAAAAGAAAAGGACGCCTGCTGAATGGGCGCTCAGGTGGCTGTGGAACAGGCCGGAGGTTACGGTCGTTCTCTCTGGAATGACTGAAACGGATCAGCTCGAGGAAAATCTCAGGATTGCAGAAGAGGGGCTCCCGTGCTCGCTCACTGAAGAAGAGCTGGAGCTTGCAAAAAGAGCGGGCGAGAAATACAGGGAGATCATGAAGGTCGGCTGCACGGGCTGCAGCTACTGCATGCCCTGCCCGTTCGGCGTCAATATACCTGCCTGCTTCGAAATCTACAACAGCTATCATATGTTCGACGACAAGCGGCATGAAAAGTTCATGTATATGTCGAGGCTCGGGGGCCTCCTGAACAAAAAATCTGCCGCATCCCTGTGCAGGAGCTGCGGAAGATGCGTGAGGGCCTGCCCGCAGCATATCGATATCCCGAACGAACTAAAAAAAGTCAAGAACGATATGGAAGGCCCGGTCATGAAGATAATCGTCCCGGTATCAAAGATCTACGTTCCGCTCAGAAAAAAGCTCGATCTCCTGAGGAAAAGGTAA